The window ATGAAAACAAACACAGTTGCATTATATATACACAGAATTTATTATTCTTTACATCTGCCACCTCATTTCCAGTAAATGAAAACATTATCTCTACAGGATAGAGATGTCTCCACAAAAATGTGTAGTGTAAATGTGATAATGTCCTCATACATTACAGTGTTTTAAGTAATGGGCAAATATAAGAACAGCACGGTACCTATTACAGGGAAAATATTCTACACTCATTTCTACTTTCAATACACACGAACTCCTCATTATCATGTCAATAAGAATAATATATTGTGGGGAGCATTTCTTCAGACACACCTCCGAGCATCAAATGAAGCTTAATGGACTCAAGGgcttaaagaaaaattttacattgCAGCACATCTTCACTCTAATTTGGTGGTGATAAATAAATGTGGAAGTTCAAAGAGTTTTTCGTCTGTGCAAGCTATCCTGCCCTTCCTTCCCTGATTTGTGGTCTGTTAAGTTTCTACTGATAATATCTATTGATACTTGTGGGGTATGGTTGAACTTTTTTCCTGAAGTTACTATGCTGTGTTATTTAATACAAGAATGTAGCAGCTCTGCATTTAAATTAGGTAAAATACATTGGTAAATATCATATTGTTGTAACAGTTGCACCAATTACAAGACAGTATGCCATATGAAGCCGTTTGACAGCTGTTATACAATACTGCTTTCTGATCTTATTTTCCCTCATCCTGAAACATACAGGCAACCAGTACAAAAACTGTTATGGAATACTGCTTTCTGACCTTATTTTCCATCATCCTGAAACATACAGGCAACCCGTACCAAATCATATATAAAGAGAacgagtctccccccccccctacacacacacacatgtaagatATACTATCCTTCCTTGATAAATCACAAACCTTTGACAGTTTTTGTGCTTGTTAGATATGCTCCAATGTCAATAACTCAAGTTTGGCATTTCTTTTAACTGCAGTACTCTTGTGTTTGAAGTACCTACAATCCGTCAACTATAAagggaaacatgttagcaaagaaTAACACTGTTAGATTTGCATGACTGTCACATCATACAGTATAACAAagtagcagtagtagcagcagcgtggtggtAGTGGCAGTAGTAGCAGCACTAGTCTGAAATGCATATAACAAGCATGTTACGTGTCAACTGGATTCTGACTTCCAGCTACTGGTAGAAAACATTTACAGCTTTTCCACACCATTCTCTTTGTATTAGTACATGAACTTTGAAATTTGATACAAAGATATTCAATAAGAGGGACCAGATACCATCAACTGTTTAATTTAAAACTTATACAGTTTTATTAATATACTCCAACAATTTCAATAGCATTTTGCTGCCAATCACTTAGGAATAAAGTTGTCATTGGCAAATAAAATGTCAGTATTATGCACATGCATATTTCCACATTCCAATGGTAAAGATTTAGTGTCAAATGAAAGAAAGGTCACTGTCTAAAAAATCATTCTTTGGTTCCAATATATTCCACAGTCTTTCCAGTTTTCTTAATTGTTTCCAGCAATTGGTCTGATGTTAGTGTTGAAGTCACTCTCACCTTCTTGTCCTCCAGTGAAATGGTAACATCTTCAACACCTTGTCCTGGAATAAAAACAGGTTAGCTTAAATTATATGAGAGTGTTAAACAAGTGTGTGATCTCACTACCCCACAACACCAAGATTTTCCAGAAGGCAAAGAGGAAGGCAACTTATTAACTTCATTTTAAAAGATGTGAAGAAGCGTATCAAAAAGTTTGAGAACAACAAAGTAATGGGTGAGAATGGAACTGAGACAGAGCTGGTAAAAGAGGCTTGAGATATGTTGAATCTGCAGAAAATTCATCTAAAGGACATAATCTATAATGCAAAGAAAATGTCTAGAAGTTAGAAAAGAGCAATGATGCTACCAATCTGCAAAGAGGGCTCACTATGACTCAAGTAACTACATACTACTTAACATTCATTCACCATGCTCCATAGACCCCATCGAGGAGAACCTTCATAGGTATGGAATACGTCAAGATATGCATTAACACGAGACAAAGACATAATGGAAACTTAATCTGTACACAGTATTAATAAACTATCTTTATGCCTCTTAAAGCCATTCATGCTTATGTCATCTAAATTTTATCAGATAAATTAGTAAGAAAGCTGCTACTTTGAGGGAAAAAGCTGCTGCTCCTTAGTTTCATTATATATGCATAGTTCTTTTGCTAATAGCAGCTAAATAGCTACTTGATTACAATGGTATttctcaaagaaaatatttttaaaactttcaaTGCTCAGACCTATTTACAGTACATTATTACCTACTATACAGCTTCATAACAATATGGCTGCCAACTATTATAGACTGTCCAGAATTGTTACGGATATATCACCTTAATTGGAATTATTTTCTTCCTGAGCATGTAGAAATCTGTCTAGGAATAATTTTGTCACCATGAATTTACGatagattaaaaacaaagattccaagacttaccaagcgggaaagcgccggtagacaggcacaataaataaaacacacacacaaaatttctagctttcgcaaccaacggttgcttcttcaggaaagagggaaggagagggaaagacgaaaggatgtgggttttaagggagagggtaaggagtcattccaatcccgggagcggaaagacttaccttagggggaaaaaggacaggtgtacactcacacacacacacatatccatccgcacatacacagacccaagcagacatttgtaaaggcaaaaaatgtctgcttgtgtctgtgtatgtgcagatggatgtagaAAGACTTGTAGAAAAGAGTGATGATTCCTTAATATCTTGAATAGAAATGAATGTCCGGAAACATACAGTTTCGAATCTAAGATGGTGTCAATTCTGATGGGTAATGTGTCCacatctgctgagggaaagaggaaagtctcagagttgcttgtcctggtatgcaatatgGCAGATGGAAACCCTTATACCATGCTTGTTCATAGGTACTACAGCATCTGTTTGGTATTAAGAGGTAGGCACATATTCTGGACAGTCATGCGATTTGGCCATACCACCTCCCACTCAAGTTAATTCGTCCCGCACACTTGATCTTCTTACCAAAGTATTGGACACATTCTTGCAAGCTGTGCCACTGAACGTCAGTCAGGAAATGAGGTTTCAGCACGATGGTTTACCACTTCATTTTTCACGTGCTGTCTGGAGACAAGCCAACAGATAATATGGTGAAAGGTGTTTAACTGTATGAACATCGTGATTGCCAGATTTAACTCCTATAGACTTCTTGTTGGGccacatgcaaagtttaatttaaggTCCtcttgtagagacagaggaagatcagcTGGCACGAATTCTGGGCACTGCACAAGAAACTGGAGAGATATCAGGAGGGATGAGAATGTGtaacagaacatgcttcgtaggtacaaaatCTGTAACAATGTTGGTGGTTGCCACATCGATCCGCTTTTGTAGTGCGTAAgtactgttctgcacatacagtatgctgtgttcttttttgttttggaataatgtaaacacttaATGATTAAgtgttaacacagacaaatgtgcgTAAGTAATAAAtgggtgttttgttgtgtttagttTAGAATTGTTACTAAATAATTGTATTATTTCATGCCTAATTCAATTCCCCCAGCTAAAATGGAtgagttacacatctgaactgaaaccactGTAGAACATAAATGttacatttctggacataggttcctattcagaatattatgtactcactcaccTCTCAAGCCCTGGaaatttgtaatgggaatttccaaacaccctgtgtATGTTCCTAAACCATATAAAATATTGAAGTATGTATGTACGTACAAGATTGCTCTCTCTTCTCCAATCAAACAGTGGGAATCTCTCGTAATTTTTTCAGTGAGGAAGCTTCAAAACCTATATAAACAACTCTTACTTAAATGGAGTGCACCCTATTCAAAATGACCCAGTTACCAAACTATATAATAATCTTTCATTGTTTACCAAAGCCACAGTGTTCCTTCAGAAACAAGAGCTATTAATTCATAAACTTCAAAGCCTAAACTCTTATTTACAGATTTCAGTCCGAGATTTATTAAACTTTCTGCAGTACCTGCTTCTGGCTGTCTGCtagaactgaaatttaaaaaaaaaatatatataatataataaaaacagaAGGGCAATGAAGATATTATCACTGGTGTCGAAGTTAAAAGATACATTTACCATACAAAGTCTGAAAAATATGttgtaaaattttatgaaaatatctcATGCAGTCAATTCATGTAGTTACATCCAACAAAAATTTCCACTAGATGACATTTTATCAAAAAACAAAGAAGTTATAGGTGCTGGatttagaaaaacacacacacaatggaaCTGGAGTCTTAAAGATAACAGTTTGACGATTTTACACTTAATCTGATTTTTTAATTTACAATTGTTTTTATGCCTGGAAAATCTTCTTTATTTAAGATTGGGAAGTGTTTGAAATGCACTGTGTAAAGATCTAAATCAggcttacaattttaaaattttatattcagATGTTTAGTAGATAGGGTGGCTAACAAAATAAGTTTTTAGTTTTCTTTTGAGCTGGTAGAGATGCCCTATTTCTTGCTTAATGCAGATAGGAGTTTGCTGAATATCGTACCACTGGAGTACATAACCCTGAACAAGGAAGCAATGCCGAcatgaaatatatttttgtgtcCTGTTCTCCAATTGTGTATATCATAGTTCACTTGAAACTGATTTTTAATATCAGTAACAGAAACCGTTATGGAGTAAAGGTATTGCAAAGTCTATACGAATATTCAAGAGCATTaaaaaggcttctgcaagatgtacaAATATCTACTTCATACAATATTCTTTCTAAAATATTCTCCACATTAGTGTTagacaacagaaataaaaaaaaaaaaactgctagaaCAATACGGGGGATTAATACGCAGGTAACTGCAGAGGACAATATATTTCCAATTAGACAACTGTGCAAAAAAATACTGTGAATATAAAAAAATACGTACATACCGCTCATTGAGAGCGTGCACCATTACAGCCCACAGCAGTGCTGAATCACGCAGGGGTATCagaattttgaagtgaaatccaGTTCAGAGACTGGATAATACACACTGTCCAGTGCATTCAATTTAGTCCTAGATTGGTTCATAGAGAAGTATGGGGTCAACACATAATGAAGAGATATGTGGCACGATGGGAAGTCAGGTGGTCAGCAGACAACAAATATATTGAGGAGCAAACAAATCCAGTTAGATGGCCATGTGGCAAAAATAAATAACAGTACTATCTATGCTCAGCACTGTAAAAGCAACTGACAGACCAAAAATATATTGAAAGGGCAAATGGAAAAGACAAATGAGCTTTTAATTTCCGGTGAGTGGAAAACCAACAGTGATGGTAGCAACTTGAAAGGGTATGTATTCTTTTGTGGCTTTTATCAATGAACAATAATGAACGGTGAACTGAAGCAAAAGTACCTTATTGCCTCCCTCAGTACCCTATTGTCCCTCTCACTGTGTCTACCAAATTACAATACCCGAATAAGATGTGTCCACTCCGCTGCCTTCAGCATCAGATGAAAATAAGTGATAAGCATTCAAGAATTTTAAAGTGGAACActaactaaaaatatatatattacggAATGTTGAGCCTTTTTTATCACAATTGTGGCAATCCAGTGAATCAAAATTATCTGTCCAGTACAATTTTCATGAATTTGGTGCAACAAAAAAATGACAGCAAATGAAAGGCTGGGCAAGAATGAatcaaatttcttagaattttttttccatttataaaAATTGTTCTATTGCTGCTCTGTTAAGTGTGAAATATACATGAAGATGGGAAATATTTTAAAATCAAGAACAATTTTTGGAGTAAAGTTGAACACCTGTATTCAGTGAGATTCAATGTCCACACATAAATCAACAAAGGAAATGACACAATTTAAATATCTAATTCATTTTGTTTGTAGTGGCAAGTAAGGGCATGACTATGAATCTCGTAGCAAATAGTCAAGTAGCGAACTACATTTAAGCATGAGGATTCTGAATTCAAGATAGCATTTTTAATATTGTTTTGTGACTCACAATGAGCCTGTTTGGATTTACTGTCATCCCAAGctcattaattaaatttaaaaggaaaaaaaattaaaaaactagagCCTACAAGATGCAATTTGGCTGCTTCGAGAAGGTTAGGGAGCTGTTACATAAATTTAAGTAGGATATGGTACAAGGAAAtgcattactgaatgaaaaaagaaaaagtgttaTTTAATATGTGACTTGCTGCTCTGTAAGTTCTGGGAGTATGTATCTGTAAAAGATTCTAAAGGCATCTATTTCTTCCATGCATCCACTATACAGAAACAATAGTAGAAAAATGAGAGCAGATGGCAGTGAAACTTCTGCAAATGCCCAACCATTCCTACATGTCAAATCTGTGAACTAAATAGAGAACTGATATCTATGGcctaaacaaagaaagaaaagaagaggtATAGCTGTTCAGCAGAGAAGTAAAGGAGTATGCATGTGCAGcaagtttcaaaatttaatgtgcCACCTTATTTGCTTCTGTAATAGCCGGACTGAAGGCTCTTGGATCCACACAACAGaggaaacaacatcatcatcatcatcatcatcatcatcatcaataataataataataataataattccacagAAGACATGACAGACAGGGAAAAATACGGAGAAAACAAATCAAATAACAGAAATTTCAGCAAATGCGCAATGAAAAGCAAACATGAAAAAAGTGGACAGAAGACAGGAAGAAGAAACGCAGTGAATATaagagaggtttttgggaagaaaaaggaaagagacagaaaaaaagcCATGAAAATTGATTGTGTTTAGCACTCTCCTTAAGGGGGAattaatgatgacgatgatgttgatgatgatcaaCAGAGAAATAACAAATATCATACAAAACATATGGGAGACGGTAGTAGTACCAGAAAATTAGAAATTGTGTACAAAGGGGGTAGGACCAATGCTaacaattatagagggatatctgTACTATCTGCCACATACAACATTCTATCACAGTGGAAGAGCATTCTGAAGTTTTCCACCTCGACTGTTTTTCACATGTATTCAATATATTATATCTTGAAGGATTGGCCAATTTTGGCCTTacaggccattttcaagtgcaatAGGTGTTGATAGGTTGCACAATAATCCTGTTATTAAACAGTAGATATAGCTGTTCTGAAAGCAAGCACATAGTGTGCGAGAGGTAGAATTAATAGGAGAAAATTAATTGTGCGCAGTAATAGTCAACTTTATAGCTAATGCCATATTATAGCACATACGTGTCTACAACATGTCATTTGTTACAAAGATGACTATTATTACACGCAGGAAGCCTTCTGCCTTTAATTCTGATGCTTACACGCTATGTGCTCACTTTCATAACAGCTACATCTGCCATTTAAGAACAGGATGACTGTGCAATGCACTGACACCTCCTGTGCTTGAAAAATGGACTGTAAGGCTGAAATTGGCCATTCATGTAAGTTATAATAAAATGAATACCTTTGAAAAACAGCCAGGGTGGAAACCTTCAATATTTCCTTTAACATACTTGCAGTTGTGTTATTCACACATGCAGAAAATTATCTATCACAGAGCCTACTAGACAGGATACAGTTCCAACAGGAAGACAAGATGGAGAATACCTAGCAGGTTACAGACCAGTAAAATCCTTTGCTGAACAGATTTTCAACTTACAGACAGTCCTGAGATGCCAAGCGACAACAAGAAAATAGACCATGTGCATCTTCATAGATTTGAAAATGGCGTATGACCCTATAGATAGCCTATCACTGATCCAAGAACTGGGAGAGCCTGGCCTCAATGAGAAGACAGTTAACACTATGGGTAGACACTAATAAACATCAAACCAAAATTAAATTCACGAGGAGAGTTACCAGAGTCCTTCGAGGTTAGAACACGTGTTACACAGGGTGATGGTATTTTATCATTATTGTTCAACATATTATTAGACAAAGTTTTCAGGGAATAGTAAAAAGAACTGAAGATACAAGGACTTTATAAATCAATCAGGCTTGTAAGGAGAAACGAAGGATTAGATATTAGCTCTATGGCATTTGGTGATGATCTGGCAATAGTCACAGATAACACAGAAACAGCAATAAAGCAAACTGAGATAACGTAAGGCGAGACTGAAAAGGTCAGACTACAGATCTCCACCGAAGAAACAGAATAAGTGTCAAATCAAAAAGATGCAGCAAAAAAGATTACAGGTATTACAAAATATGGTGAGATCATGAGTCAACAAATTCATAAACTTAGTGCAGCTGATACAGACAAATGGGATATAGAAAGAAGCTCACAAACAGAGAAATCAAAAGATGATTCAAGCATTAGCTAAGACTGTAAACCTCTACAGTAAATCATGCCTATCACATAATACAAAATTGCTATATCACAACTCCATCAAGCCAGAAACTTCATACAAATCAGAAACATTGGTCCTGCATCAGAAAGGTGCACTAGAGAGAAGAATCATCACCAAAATCCTAGGGCCAACATGATGGCAGAAGGCTACATATTGTAAAATGGACAAGAGACTGAACAACACAGTTCATGACATGAAGAAAAGTTGACAGTAATTTTACTGGCATATCGAGAGATAGCAGGACACCTGATAAATTAACTATATCTTGGAGAAGATAGAAAATATTTAGAACATGAAGTGGATCATTGACATCAGAAAAGACCTGAAGAATGCTGGCATAACACTCATACAGGTCTCTACAAGACAGATAAACATtcaaccacaaattacagaagtgtTAAGTTAGCAAAGTGATAAAAAAAATTCAAGGTAAGCGCATCTTGGACTAGCAGAAAGGAAAAAACTGAAAGTGAGAAGATTTCACAACCAGCAGTGGTCCTCTCCCTGTCCTACACCCATATTACTATGATAAAAATAGTGTCTGATTGataacttcttcacattgtttaccTCATGATTTTGTGTAAACAGAACTTCTTAGTGACTTTTTTATCACATTATAATTCACTCTTTTTGAACAATGAAATCCTTAACTATGATCACTTTTTAAATACAGTACgataacgttaaaaaaaaaaatttcgtgttGCTATGGATTATTTGGTGCAAATTTGATCAAAAGCATAGAGGCAACATGAAAATCTCGTTAACTTGTATTGCCTAGAATATTACTCCATTGACATCAATGATAAGTTGTTAGGTAGAAATCTACAGAAACTAAGGAAAAATAAAAAGGTTAAAAACaactaaataaatatgtaaacatgtcaATTCTTTATTGTACATAAATAACGAAGCCATTGGGAAATACATTGGCTTGTTATGTGATACCTCGTAGACAGTAAATTCATTCTGCTACGTTATCGTGTGCATATTCGCTGCAATTATAGGAACCACTAAGGCACGTCCGACTTTGTTGCGCACTAACTCACAACACAATACAAAAACGAAAGAAAGACCATCGACATCGAATAAGGTACATAAATttgaaactgaacaagtcaatTTTTTCGTAAAAGGGTCGTAAACGTAGGAAAAATATTCAATACATTACCCTTCAATTTTCCCAGAACTTTTTCGACTGCAGATGCACAGCCGCCGCATGCCATATCGACAGTAAACTCATGAACCTATTCAAAAAAAATTAAGCAACAGTAAAAAAGAAGTTGCATATTTATGGCCAACTACTAATAAAACGAAATAAACCTTCAGCGGCATCCTGGTGTGTTGGttgaactggcgatttgggaatgacAGGAGATTTGATTGTAGTCTGTTATATATAACACATCCTCTGACACATGTTCATTATCTCGCAGTCAAGATTACACAGTCAAAGACCCTAAATCCGCAGTAACAATGTTAGTGTTCCATGACAAGATGACAGATGTTTCTGCCACGCGAGtacgacgaattacttcataaaatacAAATTT is drawn from Schistocerca gregaria isolate iqSchGreg1 chromosome 3, iqSchGreg1.2, whole genome shotgun sequence and contains these coding sequences:
- the LOC126354002 gene encoding copper transport protein ATOX1, coding for MPLKVHEFTVDMACGGCASAVEKVLGKLKGQGVEDVTISLEDKKVRVTSTLTSDQLLETIKKTGKTVEYIGTKE